The genome window ACTCCCCTTAAAACGGGGGACAGGGGGGGTCTAGAGGGGCAGGAGGAGAGGTCAGACAACTTCCGGACGAAGCGGTACATTGCTAAGTACACGATTAATCCGGCGATCGCACACGGTATTGCTGAGTATGTGGGTTCAGTGGAAGAAGGCAAGTTAGCGGATTTATGTTTGTGGCGTCCGGCGTTTTTTGGGGTGAAACCGGAGATTGTGATTAAAGGTGGTGCGATCGCGTGGGCGCAAATGGGCGATGCGAATGCGAGTATTCCCACACCTCAACCTGTGCACATGCGCCCGATGTTTGGTAGTTTTGGCGGTGCGATCGCAGCAACATCTCTTACCTTTGTTTCTCAAGCAGCATTAGAACAGGGAATTCCTCAACAACTTGGATTGCAAAAATCAGCAGTGGCGGTGTCTAATACGCGGCAGTTGAGTAAACGAGATATGAAGCTGAATGATGCCTTGCCTCAGATGGAAGTAGACCCGGAAACTTACGAAGTTAGGGCGGATGGGGAATTACTCACCTGCGAACCCGCGACGGTTTTACCCATGGCGCAGCGATATTTTTTGTTTTAGTTCATGTGATTGAGGATTACTCGCTAGTTTCAAGATTGATTCTAGCTTTGAGCTGAATTTACACGGTTTAATTTTCGCGGTAGAAAAGTTTGGGTCAGTGAGTTAAATCACCCAATTGGGTCACTCAATCGGATGAAGTACCTCTGCCCTATATCCAGTTATCTTAAAAATAACTTCGACCCGAAAGGAACCTTTTTGTCTCCTCTAAGTCAATCAGTGTGAACACTTCTATCAAGTTGCGGTTTATCGGCAATTCTCACCAATTAGTAATTGGCGATCGCTGACCTTACCCAACCTCATTTTCCCTTACGCCTTGTCCAATATTCATGACCCAAGTGACTCTGAAAGGATGTCATTGGGTATCCCCTTTTGCTTGAGTTAGAGAGAATTTCCCATGTTAAATCTTAAGTCTTGGAAAACTGGAACGGCTGCTTTCTTGGCACTATCTATTAGTAGCAGTGCTGTTGCCCCCTTGATCACAACAGCACCTGCTTTTGCTCAGACTCGTTATCCTGGCTCAGAATCTTATAATCGATTCGTTCCCTCTGGCACTGCCATTAAAGTTGAATACGACAAAGACAAAGTTCTGCTCATGCCGGATGAAAAGGTGCCATTGACGTTAACAGTGGCACAGGATGTTATAAGCAATGACCGCAGAGTTTTGATTCCTAGAGGGAGTGAGATTAAGGGCGAACTCAGACCGGCCTCTCGCGGTACCCAGTTTGTGGGTAAAGAGCTGACGCTGTATCGCGATTTGGGTAACACGCAAGTCAGACCTTACTACATTAATGCCACTTCCAATGTGGTGACAAGAATGGAGGAAGTGAAAAAGGGAGCCAACACCACTTCGATTTTGACCGGTACGGCCATTGGTGCGGGTGCTGCGGCGGCACTGGCGGGTCTCACAGGAAATCGCTCGATTTCAGCTTTAGAAGTTCTAGGTGGTGCCGGTTTAGGTAGTATCGGCGGGTGGTTGTTAAACCGGAAAGCTGTCAAGATGGTTGCTGTTTATCCAGAACAAGACTTGGCGGTGAAATTAAGGTCTGATCTGGCTCTGCGTTAAAGCATGTCTCTGGTTTGGGTGAAGTATTTGCTCTAAACATTTGGGCTTAATTCATACATCCCACTGCAAATACTTTGCCCGTGATTCAGTTAGTTTTCCAGGCTCATCTTCTACAACCTTAAAGCTGTAAAAAAAAGTTCATAATTAGCACCTTGTCAAAAATCTTGCTACTATAGTATTGGAATCGCAAAAGTTCTCTATAAGAGATTCAGATTCAGTGGCAACGCCTCTAAATCAAAGGCAACGCCAAACCCCTATAATCGGAAAATTTTGCTCTCAGAGAACTGTAGTAAACCTTGCGAAACCTGTCCACTTAGTTTGGTTGTAGAGGAGACCTTGGAAAATTTAATAGTTGACTTGTAACGGGCTAAATCTGCGATGATGTAGCCCGTTTATTGATCAGAGGTGGATGGCGAAGTTAAGGGCGATCGCCAAGTCTTAAATTAAATTAACTGATATGAAGGTATATGACCGCATCCGAGCTGACAAACATAATTACTAAGAAAAAGGCTAAACTGTTCACTATGAACTAATAAGCCAATGTAATAGGTTTTACTCTTCATATACGTTTCTTTTTGTAAATATTTTTAAAAAAGTTGAATTTTTCTGCTTGAGATAGAGTCCACAGCATGGGCTAATACTAAGCAGAAAATTTGACGTGCCCATAAACTAGGGATTCATCTCGTATTCGCTACCGTTGATGAAGATCAAACGCCTGAAAAAAACCCTCTCATTTTGGGTTTTCTTACTCTTTTGCCTCATCACCTTAACGAGCTGTGGATTGAGGGATGCACAGGAACGTATCACTGTAACGTTAAGTGGTTGGCAAAGCAACCCCAACGAAAAACAGTTACTAGAGAATGTTTTAAATCAATTTGAAATTCAGCATCCCAATATTAAGGTCAAGCATGAAACGATTAATGACCAATATATGGATGTAATTAAAACTCGATTAATTGGTGACGCGGCACCTGATGTTTTTTATCTAGATGCGTTTGAAGCTCCCTTATTAATGAAATATGGGGTTCTTGAGCCGCTCAACTCTTATATTAATCCAGAGTTTAATCTCAATGACTTCGAGCCTAGCTTACTAAAAGCTTTTCAGCTAGAAGATCGAATTTATGGCTTGCCTAAAGATTTCTCCACTCTGGCTTTATTTTATAACAAGAAAGCCTTCCAAGCCGCAGGAGTAAACCAGGCTCCTCAAACCTGGAATGAGTTACGTGATGATGCCCAAAAACTGACTGTCGATCAAAATCAAGATGGTAGAAAAGAACAATACGGGTTTGGCATTGCTCCCGAACTTTCGCGTCAATACTTTATGATGACTGCCTTTGGCGGTCAGTT of Microcoleus sp. AS-A8 contains these proteins:
- a CDS encoding ABC transporter substrate-binding protein; amino-acid sequence: MKIKRLKKTLSFWVFLLFCLITLTSCGLRDAQERITVTLSGWQSNPNEKQLLENVLNQFEIQHPNIKVKHETINDQYMDVIKTRLIGDAAPDVFYLDAFEAPLLMKYGVLEPLNSYINPEFNLNDFEPSLLKAFQLEDRIYGLPKDFSTLALFYNKKAFQAAGVNQAPQTWNELRDDAQKLTVDQNQDGRKEQYGFGIAPELSRQYFMMTAFGGQLIDRQENAAFFTSENLKGLQLIIEQYRKEQSSAQPSDVGASTGSEMFGQGKAAMVIEGTWAIPYLQETFSHLEFATAEVPTVNGKKGTMAYTVAYVMNKKAKHKEAAWKLIAYLTNQEGMKAWAKEGLALPARKSVLEELRYLNNPLYAPFARGADYATIWQAGETLPTLLTHFNNQFISALIGEQSLRQAMKKAQQSANKEIQAAR